Below is a window of Terriglobales bacterium DNA.
GCGCGCTTCATCCGGAGATGGGGCTATCTCCAGGTGGCTGGCATCTTCCGCAAGATCTCCTGGCAGGACACAGGGAATGCGAGTCCATTTCCGCTGGGCCGGGACGTTCTGGGCTGGGGAATCAACACCAGTTCCAATCTAAAGCTGAGCAAGAAAGATATCGCGAGATTGCAAGTGGTGTACGGCCGAGGCATTCAGAACTACATGAACGACGCGCCGATTGACATCGGTGTCAAGAATACCGGGAACCCGAGCCGGCCCATCGAAGGTATTCCGCTGCCGGTGCTGGGGGTGGTGTCGTTCCTCGACCATACCTGGAACGATCGCTTCAGCAGTTCTGTCGGCTACTCGCTGGAGAACATCGATAACTCCAATGCCGAGCTGCCCGCGGACTTTCACCAGGGACACTACGCAATTGGAAACCTGCTCTTCCACCCTATCCCCAAAGTCACCATGGGCAGCGAATTTCAGTTCGGAAGACGGGTGAACTTCAGCGACGGCTTCAATGTGAACGATTACCGACTGCAATTCGGATTCAAATACGACTGGGGCAAGAGCTTTGAGTTCTGAAGTCAGGGCACCAAACGAGCTTGATTCGAGGGGAGACTATGCTGATCGCCAATACGAAGTCTTTGAATCGACTGATCGCCACGGTTCTGACCATTCTCGTCCTAACTCCACTATCGGTCTCGGCCCAGACTGCGCGAAGTCCGGTTGCACCAAGGCGAGAACTGGTCGAGCAAGTCGTACGAGAGGCTTATGACAAGTTCAAAACGGACACCAGCGGGAAGAATGCGGATTACATCCCTTATCTCGCGCAGGTCGACTCCAAGCTATTTGGGATTGCGATCGTCACCACGGACAACCAGGTCCTGACGCTGGGAGACGTGAAGTACTCATTCTCGATCCAATCCATCTCCAAGGTCTTTACCCTCGCTCTGGCAATGGAGGAACTGGGTCCCGAGGCAGTGTTTCAGAAGATTGGCTCAGAGCCTACAGGCCGGCCATTCAATTCTCCATTGGCGGTGGTCGACATGCCAACTCACACGGGGAACCCGCTGGTGAATGCTGGAGCGATTGCAACGACAAGCCTGATCTCCGGCAAGGACGCTGAAGAGAAATGGAACAAGATCCTGAACTTCTACAGCAAAGCGGCAGGGGAGAAGCTGTCTCTGATCGACGAGGTCTATAAGTCGGAAGCTGCGACCAATACAGGTAACAAGGCGCTCTCGATGCTGCTCGCCAAATACGACCGCATCTATGCCGATCCGTTCCAGTCCGTCGACATCTACACCAAGCAGTGCTCGGTCGGCGTGAATGCGGTTCAACTCGCTCGCATGGGAGCAACCTTGGCCAACAACGGGGTGAATCCGGCAACCGGCGAACAAGTGATAAAGCGCGAGGACATCCCACACATCCTGAGCACGATGGCGATGGCTGGCTTGTATGACGGCTCCGGCGGCTGGGCCTGGCATGTTGGTCTACCCTCAAAAAGCGGGGTCGGTGGAGGCATCGTCGCCATCGCGCCGGGTAAGGGTGCCATTGCGGTATTCGCTCCTCCTCTGGATGAGGCCGGAAACAGCGTGAAGGCACAGAAGGTCATTGACTATGTGACGGAGAGGCTGAACTACAACCTCTATTCGCCGAGTTCAGTTGGCTTGAAGTAGCAAGCACATTTATTGGTGGCGGGGAAAGTAGACGGACTCACCGCCAGCGATGATCTTCGGCTCGAGGCATGACGACCTCAGGAGTGCGCAAGTGATCTGCTTCCGTAGACGATCCATGCTCTGTTGCTTTGTGCTTATCCTTGGAGTGAGCGGCGGACTCGACAGTGCGCTCGCTCAAAACGGCACTTCGGAAAATGACAAAAAATCAGGTCTGGATACTGTCGAGGTGTTGAAGCAGGTTGACAAACTTGTAGAGCAAAACCGCCAACTCGAGAAGGCGAATCGTGAACTCATGGATGAAATTGGCGCACTTCGACAGGCGCTCGCAGAAAAATCCCCGGCCGAAAGCGGCTCCGTTCCTGAACATGCCCGAGCCAGCGCGCAGCAGTCAACACGCGAGGTCGCCGTCACTACGCCACCACAACAGGAAGTTGTCACGGAGAGCCGAGGTTCTGAGGCCGATTCCGAAACACGAGAGCCCGAGGAGTCCAAGCTGTGGGGTAGCTACACTCCGAACCGCGGTTTTCGGATTGCGAATACGGAGCATGGCGATCTGAACCTGAGTATCTACACCTATGTGCGTTATCTGAACCAGCTGGGACTGGATTCGACATATACGGACGCTTTCGCAAACCTAAAGAACATCCAGAGGCGGCAAGACTTTCAGATCCAGAAAGTACAGATCAAGTTCCTCGGCTGGTTGTTCGATGAGAAGTTCCGATACTTTCTTTACGCATGGACCTCCAACGCCTCCCAGGGGTTGGGGGCGCAGGTCGTACTGGCTGGAAACGTCAACTATACCTTCAATAAGCACTTCAATCTCGCGGGCGGCATCACTTCTTTGCCGGGCACACGCAGCGTCGAAGGCAACTTTCCATTCTGGTTGGGCGTGGATACCCGGCTGATTGCTGACGAATTCTTCCGCCCCTCCTACACCTCCGGAGTCTGGGCAAGGGGCGAGATTGTAAAAAAGCTCAATTACCAAATCATGTTAGGCAATAACCTCAGCACTCTCGGGGTGAGCGCAGCTCAGCTCGACAATGGACTGAACACAGTCGCCACGGCACTTATCTGGAATCCCACGTCCGGTGAATTCGGCTCCGGGTTTGGTGATTTCGAGCATCACGATATTTTGGCAGCTCGCCTTGCCGCCCACTTCACCCGGAGCGACGAGACCAAACAAAGCCAACCCAATAACGACCAGTTTGAAAACACACAAATACGCCTGGAAGACGGTAGCGTCATTTTCACGCCGAATTTGTTTGCTCAAGGAACCACGGTCAATACCGTCACCTACAAGATGGCGGCGTTCGACGCTGGACTCAAATATCGCGGGCTGTCTCTGGACGGCGAGTATTTCTTGCGTTGGCTTGACCACTTCACTGGTCCCGGGACAGAAGCTCTAGCTGCTATCTTCTCTCACGGTTTCCAGATGCAAGGGTCTGTCATGATCGTGCCCAAGACAGTGCAGGCGTACCTTGGCGGTTCAACCGTTCACGGAAAATATGGATCACCGTGGGATTTTCGCTCGGGTGTTAACGTCTTCCCCTGGCACAACAAAGTCGTGCGCTGGAACTCGGAGTTCCTGTACGTCAATAAGTCACCTGTCGGTTACACATCTGTTCCATTTGCCCTCGGCGCAACCGGTCCGATCTTCCACACGAACCTTGAATTGGCGTTCTGAGCGAAGCGTCATTCACGAGATCGCGAGGTCAAAAGAATAAGAGGTTCAGGATGGCCCACATAAAATTCCGAGCTGGCAGCGTCAGTCCACTATTGGTTTTCGCGTTCGTCACAACTCTTGTCCTAACTTGTACGCATTGCCTGTCGCAGTCGCAGCCTGAGTTGAACGACGTTCACTTCCATCTTACGAACTATATCCAACAGGGCACGGATATCCATGATTTCGTCAGGATCATGGGAACTAAGGTTGGCCGTGTGGCTGTGTTTGGAATTCCCCTGCAGCAGGAATGGTCCTATGAGAACTCCGGCGATTTTGCACCCACCTATTATCTGCAGACCGACGCACCCTTGTATTACTACTCCTTCACCGATGCCTACATTGCGATGGCGTATCGCTCCCTTTCGAAGCAGGAGCAGGCGCGCTTTGATCCGATGATCACCGGCTTCAATCCCACAGATATGTACGCTGCGGATCACATTCGACGGGTTCTACAAACATTTCCGGGAGTTTTCTCCGGTATTGGGGAATTCACGATTCATAAGGAGTTCGTCTCTGCCAAGGTGAGCGGGGGGACCGCCTCCCTGCGGAATCCTGCTCTCGATCGCATCCTGGACTTCGCTGCCGAAGTTGGGCTTGTGGTGCTCATTCACAATGATATGGACGTGCCCTTCGCAAAGGAGGGCTCGCCTCCCGCCTACCTGGATCAAATGAAGGCTGTCTTGAAACGACATCCGAAGACGACGATCATCTGGGCGCATACCGGAATGGGAAGGATCGTTCGTCCGATTCAGGGTCACGCGGCCACGATCGAAGCGATATTGCAGGATCCTGCCTTCAGTCACGTCAATTTCGACATTTCATGGAACGAGGTGGCGAAGTACCTTGTGGCGACGCCGGAGAGTACCAGGATTAGCGCTGACCTTATGAATCGTTATCCTGATCGTTTTCTGTTCGGAACAGACGAGGTGGCGCCTTCGACACAAGAGCAGTACCTAAGGGTGTACTACCAGTATGCCCCGCTCTGGCAACTCCTGACTCCAGCCGCGCGTGAAAAGATCACCAGAGGCAATTACGAGCGTATCTTTGATGAGGCTCGAAGAAAGGTACGCGCCTGGGAGGACGTAAACGCCAAGTAGTGTACCCGCGTAGCCCGCGTCCTCCGTTAATGAGAAGACCCCTCTGCAAACTCTGATGATGCAATGAGAATAGGATCAATGCTGTTGGACCAATTACAGGCGCGTCTCCGTGGAGAAAAGACATCCGCACGAAGTCTGTCTGTATTTCGCTCTTGGTGTGGATTTTTGATTGTTGGATTTCTGCTGGGAGTCTCCGGTGTTCCCAATTGTGCGGCCTACTCCGTTCTTACACATGAAGCTATCGTCGATGCCGCGTGGAAGGACAGCATCGAGCCAACTCTTTTGAGGCGATTCCCCAATGCCACAGCGGAAGAACTGCTGCGCGCCCGCGCCTATGCCTATGGGGGAGCAATTATCCAGGACCTGGGTTATTACCCTTTCGGCAACCGATTCTTCAGCGACCTCACGCACTATGTCCGAAGCGGAGATTTTGTTTTCGCCTTGATCGAAGAATCCCGAGACCTAAATGAATACGCATTCGCGCTGGGCGCAATGTCACATTACGCTGCCGACAATTCCGGGCACGGGCTTGCCACCAACCGAGCGGTGGCGCTGATGTACCCCAAATTGGAAAAGAAGTACGGTCCGCAGGTCACGTATCAGGAAAAGCCGTCGGCACATATGAAAGTGGAGTTTGGCTTCGATGTGGACCGGGTGGCCAAAAGCCATTACGCACCGGAAGCCTACCACGACTTTATCGGCTTTGAGGTTTCAAGGCCGCTCTTGGAAAGAGCCTTCGCTAGAACCTACTCGCTCGATCTCTCGAATATCTTTGGTCGGGTGAACCTGGCCATGGGCAGCTACCGCCACGCCGTTTCCACAGCCATTCCCCGCATGACGAGAGCGGCATGGCATCTTAAGAAAGACGAGATTCAACACAGCGATCCCAGCGAGACCAAGACAAAATTCATCTACAACGTTTCCAACGCCGACTATCGAAAGGACTGGGGTGAGGTTTACGAAAAACCAGGCTTCTTTGGCCGCCTACGGGCGTTCTTCTGGCGCATCGTGCCCAAGATCGGACCCTATAGTGTGCTCGCATTCCATCCACCCACACCCGCTGTCGAACAGCTCTACATGCTCAGCTTTAATGAGACCCTCGACCACTATCGGGCATTGCTGCTTGCACAACGGGAAGGCCAACTCCAACTACCCAATGAAAACCTGGACACGGGAGAACTAACCGCAGCAGCTGACTATAGGCTTACGGACGAAGCTTACGCCAAATTGTTGAACAAAACGTATGGCAAACCTATTTCAGACTCTCTGCGCCAGGATTTTCTTGCTTATTACTCCGATCTCGAAAAGCCCTTTGCAACCAAGCGGAATTCGAAAGACTGGCACGAGCTCGTCAAAGAGTTGGATTCCTTAAGAGTAACTCCTGTGGCTGCTACCTCCAGTCGGTGAGAGGGCGTGAGGGCTTGTTTTTTTTAATCTTCAGATGCCGGGCTGGGCCGCCGTAGGCCCCTCGAGCCATGCCAGTAACAATTTGTAACCGACCGACAAAACGACTGCACCGACGAAGAGACCGATAATGCCCATCGCCATAAATCCACCAATCGCGCCCAAGAAGACCACAACGATGGGAACGGCAGCACCTCGGCCCAGCAAGAGCGGCTTCAGTATGTTATCCATCAGGGCGACGATGATGCACCAAACTAGAAATGTGACAGCCTTGGTGGTGCTCGCGATCGTAAACACGTAGGCTACTGCGGGGATTAGTACAAGCGGGCCTACTTGAAGTACCGCAGCGAAAAGAAAGATCATCGCCCACAAGCCAGCACCTGGCAGACCCACCACCAGAAAACCAAGACCTGCGAAAGCTGATTGGATTACGGCGACGCCGAGAATGCCACTGGTAACGCTGCGGATAGTGGATCCGACCAGATCCTCGACCTCGGGGCCGTTATTTTCGAAGAGGCGGTTAACCAAAGAACGGCTGACCTTTGCAGCGCCATCGGCACTGGCAAGGAGAACTCCGGAAACCAAGATAGACAGCACGAATTGCAGCACACTCAGGCCGATGCCGGCGGAGACTGAGAGTAATACCGGAATACTGGATTTGATCTGGGGAGTGAACCTCTTCAGGACTTCGCCAAGATTGGTGGAAGCTGCCGTCCACAAGGTTTTCAAGGGACCACCAATGAGAGGCCAGGTTTCTATGCGGGCGGGCGGCAACGGAACGGTGAGAGTTCCATCCCTAAGGTGGCCCGCTAGACTGTGGATGCCCTCGACAAGGGTCTGTGCCAACAAAACCACCGGAACAATCAGGATGCTCAAGAGAAGAAGGGTCCAAATCACAGCCACGAGTACTCTGCGTCCGCCGAAGATTCGCAGCAGCTTTCCGTAGCCGGGGTAAGAAGCGATCGCGATGATGATGCCCCAGGCAATCAGGGGAAGGAAGGGCCGCAGGATCATAAGAGAAGCGGCAGCCATCACAACCACCAGACTGATCTCAATGAACGCTCTGAGGGCCTGGTTCGTGTGGGTCTTCTCAACCGCTGATTGTTCAAGAGCCATGGCTGAGTCCTCCCATGTAATCGGAGGAGGTGGTCTCCGTACACGGAGCCCGGATGACGTTCACCGTGGCGCAATTTTCAAAGTCGTGACCGATGAAATTCGCGCAATTAAATTCGAACTTTCCTGTCCGCCCGATCCCAGTGGCGACTACTACGTAATCGTGCAGACCGAGTTCAATTTCCGGTGACCGAATCATTCACGGGCCATTGATCGAAGGTCGGTCGCCAAGTCTTGTCTGGGTTATAGCGCTCCATGTTTTTTACAATGTTCAGGGAGTCAGGCCCTAAGTCTTTTTCATACACAATCCCGTCGTAGCTGACCATGAATGTCTTGACGCCAGTGACGCGATATTCCGCCGGAACTGCAACCAGGGCGAATCCACCGATCATAGCTCCCTCGATCACGTAATCGAGTTGTCCCAGCGGGGCGGCAGGACCCTGTCCCTTTAGCACTTTGAAGTAGTAGCCGTGATAGGGTTCGCGCTTGCTCGAGTAGCCTTCCTGAATAGCACGAGCGATACTCTCGCTGATCGGACCGCCCGGCGTGCCGTCCGCATTTACCCAGTACAAACCATCGCGCTTACCGGGTGTGCTGATGATCTTTTGCGCGTATTGGTTGACGCCGGAATTGTCGTGGATCTCCTCGGCGTACTCGTTCTGTGCTTCCACGAATCCGCGGCAGACCTGGATAGCGTCCAATTCATTGGCTCCGATACGCCGCAACAGTATCTCCTTGTGGCCGGCTTTCGTTTCGAAATACCACTTGCCCGCCGCGTTCTTTACTATCGGGACCGGGAGCGGCCAATCATCATTACCGACTATCAGAATAGCTCGCGCCTTGTTTTTGGGGTCGAGGCTGACCACATTCTTTTCTTTTGCCTTGGCAGCGAAGGCAAGCGCGGCGTTCTTGTCGCGAACAGGATCTGCGGAAGAAACAAAGTCTTCCCCCTGCGGCCCGAAAATCTGCAGCAAGGTGGAAACATCATAATCGCCCGTCGCCTGGATCAGAGCGTCCGCCGCTTGTTGCGGACTACTAAACGTCTTTTGTTCCGGCGGCGGGGATGAGGACGGCTTATTTGACTGCGGCTGCGCATACCCAGAGATCGCCAGGACACAAAACAGTGCGGCGGCCAGGAGCGCGAGCAGAGCTTTCGACAGACTGCCGATTAATAACGTTGTTTTCATACCCTTCTCCCTAGCCATGACTTATCTCCGGCGCCCGCCACCGCCGCCGCGACGGCCACCGCCACCACCCATGCTGGAAGCGCCACGCGAGCTGCTCGCCCGTGCGCTGCTCCCGCTGAACCCACCAGAGCCACCGCCACCGAAGGCGCTGTTGCCGCGCGATCCGCCGCCATCGGAAACGCTGCGGTTACCGACGCGGTCTCCCCCACCGCGGCTCATATCGCTTACTCCAGCTCCCGAACTGCGGTTACTCACGTCCCGCCCACCGGCACTGCGGTCGTTCAGGCTTGCCTGTTGTCTATTCCCCGCACTGCGGTCACTCACGCCGCCCTGTTGCCGGCCGCCCGCAGTTCGGTCGCTCACGCCCGCCTGTTGTCGTCCGCCTGCAGCGCCGCGGTCACCCGTGCCTGCCTGCTGGAAACTGCCACGCTGACCCTGGTTCTGGCGCGCATTCGCCTGCCGGTTCGCCAGTGAGTCTCCACGCGCTGTGCCCCCATATTTGTTTGCTAAATCCCGATTTGCATAGGGAGCTCCGCCGCGGTGCTGCGGATTGTGCTGCCACTTGCCCCCCGCGTTCGCACCGCCGCGCGCTGGCTGGTTCGCCGGCCGATTTCCGCTGCCTACGTTGGTGCGGTTGCCTCCGCTTATGTTCGAGTTGCGATTGAAATTGTTGTTGTTGTTGATGGTGATGTCGTTGTTGCCACCCCATCCGCAACCCCAGCCCCAGCCGCCACCCCAAGCCGCTCCCATCGCCACGCCGACGCCAAACGAGATCGCCATACCTGCGGCGTAATAGCCCGGCGGAGGATAGTAAATTGGCGGATAAGGATAGGCAGGAGCACCGTACACCACCGTCGGGTTATAGCTGGGAACGTAGACTACCTCGGGGCTGGCCTGCTGAACAACGATCACCTGCTTGCTTTCAACGACTTTGGTTTCGATTTTCTGCTGCTCGTTGGATTTCAGATTCCCCGAATCTTGGGCCTTCTTGCGCATACGCTGCACGGCGTCCATCACGTCACTCTGTTGTGCAAGGAAGGCATTTCCCAGATCGGTGGTCCACTGGATGTCGCTGGCCAGCCGCTTAACCACGTCCGGCAGAGCGGCCATAGCCTGGACGCTTGGATCCCAGGGCTGCTTCGACACCGCATCCACCAGCGCCTTGTCCTTGAGATTCTTGTTCTTCTCCAGCCACTGCTGCAGCTGGATAATTTCGAGCGGATACGTAGATGCCGCCAGCGTCTGGGCAAGCAGTGGGTCTGGATATAGCGCAATCGGGGCAACCAGTGAATCCAGTTGATCAGGAGGGAGTTTCGCGGACGCCTGATCAGCTGGAGCGGCTGGAGCGGCTGCCTGCTGTGGGGAATTTGCCAGCACAACCACATCAGCCGGCAACATCAACACCGCACAGATGACGGCCACGAGGCTTCGAATGGAACGAAAGCAGAGTCCTGACCAAATGGATCTCGGTTTCATGGTGAATGTCCTTCCCGGCTCACCGCTATAATCGCGCTTGATTGCCACACCCTCCCGCAAGCGAAAGCGAGCAGGACGGAGCAATGGGTGAGTTACAGTGTCCACTTCCGCTAGGTCACAAGTCAGCGACCGACACCCAACCCATCGCACCCGGGCAACACTACTGTGCTGCCGGAAGGGCGACGGGGTGTTCCAATTGAAACTCGAGCAGCGATTCGCTGGGCACCGACACCTGTTTCCCGCCGCTGGCAGCCGACAGCGCCGTTCCGGCGGCTGCCCCGGAAAGAGCACCAATGGCTGCGCCTGCTCCTCCGCCTGCAATTCCGCCAATGAGTGCGCCTAGCCCGGTGCCGCCAACAACTCTCCGTGCCGTCTTCTTGCCTTTACCTTCCGACCTGACAACATAATCACTGGTCATGAGCGGATACGCCGTGCCGTTGATCACGATATCGGTCAGCTCAAGGGTGAGTTCGGCGCCGCCTGACATCCG
It encodes the following:
- the glsA gene encoding glutaminase A — protein: MLIANTKSLNRLIATVLTILVLTPLSVSAQTARSPVAPRRELVEQVVREAYDKFKTDTSGKNADYIPYLAQVDSKLFGIAIVTTDNQVLTLGDVKYSFSIQSISKVFTLALAMEELGPEAVFQKIGSEPTGRPFNSPLAVVDMPTHTGNPLVNAGAIATTSLISGKDAEEKWNKILNFYSKAAGEKLSLIDEVYKSEAATNTGNKALSMLLAKYDRIYADPFQSVDIYTKQCSVGVNAVQLARMGATLANNGVNPATGEQVIKREDIPHILSTMAMAGLYDGSGGWAWHVGLPSKSGVGGGIVAIAPGKGAIAVFAPPLDEAGNSVKAQKVIDYVTERLNYNLYSPSSVGLK
- a CDS encoding amidohydrolase family protein; translation: MAHIKFRAGSVSPLLVFAFVTTLVLTCTHCLSQSQPELNDVHFHLTNYIQQGTDIHDFVRIMGTKVGRVAVFGIPLQQEWSYENSGDFAPTYYLQTDAPLYYYSFTDAYIAMAYRSLSKQEQARFDPMITGFNPTDMYAADHIRRVLQTFPGVFSGIGEFTIHKEFVSAKVSGGTASLRNPALDRILDFAAEVGLVVLIHNDMDVPFAKEGSPPAYLDQMKAVLKRHPKTTIIWAHTGMGRIVRPIQGHAATIEAILQDPAFSHVNFDISWNEVAKYLVATPESTRISADLMNRYPDRFLFGTDEVAPSTQEQYLRVYYQYAPLWQLLTPAAREKITRGNYERIFDEARRKVRAWEDVNAK
- a CDS encoding zinc dependent phospholipase C family protein translates to MIVGFLLGVSGVPNCAAYSVLTHEAIVDAAWKDSIEPTLLRRFPNATAEELLRARAYAYGGAIIQDLGYYPFGNRFFSDLTHYVRSGDFVFALIEESRDLNEYAFALGAMSHYAADNSGHGLATNRAVALMYPKLEKKYGPQVTYQEKPSAHMKVEFGFDVDRVAKSHYAPEAYHDFIGFEVSRPLLERAFARTYSLDLSNIFGRVNLAMGSYRHAVSTAIPRMTRAAWHLKKDEIQHSDPSETKTKFIYNVSNADYRKDWGEVYEKPGFFGRLRAFFWRIVPKIGPYSVLAFHPPTPAVEQLYMLSFNETLDHYRALLLAQREGQLQLPNENLDTGELTAAADYRLTDEAYAKLLNKTYGKPISDSLRQDFLAYYSDLEKPFATKRNSKDWHELVKELDSLRVTPVAATSSR
- a CDS encoding AI-2E family transporter, translated to MALEQSAVEKTHTNQALRAFIEISLVVVMAAASLMILRPFLPLIAWGIIIAIASYPGYGKLLRIFGGRRVLVAVIWTLLLLSILIVPVVLLAQTLVEGIHSLAGHLRDGTLTVPLPPARIETWPLIGGPLKTLWTAASTNLGEVLKRFTPQIKSSIPVLLSVSAGIGLSVLQFVLSILVSGVLLASADGAAKVSRSLVNRLFENNGPEVEDLVGSTIRSVTSGILGVAVIQSAFAGLGFLVVGLPGAGLWAMIFLFAAVLQVGPLVLIPAVAYVFTIASTTKAVTFLVWCIIVALMDNILKPLLLGRGAAVPIVVVFLGAIGGFMAMGIIGLFVGAVVLSVGYKLLLAWLEGPTAAQPGI
- a CDS encoding DUF2950 domain-containing protein; the protein is MKTTLLIGSLSKALLALLAAALFCVLAISGYAQPQSNKPSSSPPPEQKTFSSPQQAADALIQATGDYDVSTLLQIFGPQGEDFVSSADPVRDKNAALAFAAKAKEKNVVSLDPKNKARAILIVGNDDWPLPVPIVKNAAGKWYFETKAGHKEILLRRIGANELDAIQVCRGFVEAQNEYAEEIHDNSGVNQYAQKIISTPGKRDGLYWVNADGTPGGPISESIARAIQEGYSSKREPYHGYYFKVLKGQGPAAPLGQLDYVIEGAMIGGFALVAVPAEYRVTGVKTFMVSYDGIVYEKDLGPDSLNIVKNMERYNPDKTWRPTFDQWPVNDSVTGN
- a CDS encoding DUF3300 domain-containing protein — translated: MAVICAVLMLPADVVVLANSPQQAAAPAAPADQASAKLPPDQLDSLVAPIALYPDPLLAQTLAASTYPLEIIQLQQWLEKNKNLKDKALVDAVSKQPWDPSVQAMAALPDVVKRLASDIQWTTDLGNAFLAQQSDVMDAVQRMRKKAQDSGNLKSNEQQKIETKVVESKQVIVVQQASPEVVYVPSYNPTVVYGAPAYPYPPIYYPPPGYYAAGMAISFGVGVAMGAAWGGGWGWGCGWGGNNDITINNNNNFNRNSNISGGNRTNVGSGNRPANQPARGGANAGGKWQHNPQHRGGAPYANRDLANKYGGTARGDSLANRQANARQNQGQRGSFQQAGTGDRGAAGGRQQAGVSDRTAGGRQQGGVSDRSAGNRQQASLNDRSAGGRDVSNRSSGAGVSDMSRGGGDRVGNRSVSDGGGSRGNSAFGGGGSGGFSGSSARASSSRGASSMGGGGGRRGGGGGRRR